In Vicinamibacteria bacterium, a single genomic region encodes these proteins:
- a CDS encoding DUF1579 domain-containing protein — protein MMLILTVLTFTAGPGDFDFLLGKRWQVHNRVLIERLVGAEEWTEFEAVLDEVRPIANGLGNVDRFTADWNGPFEGNSIRLYDPRTERWAIWWVDSRNPELRFQVEGRFENGRGEFFGEEVYRGRAVKMRFLWKDITSTSATWEQAYLDEGTREWETNWIMTFTRIP, from the coding sequence ATGATGCTCATATTGACGGTTCTGACGTTTACTGCTGGCCCAGGGGATTTCGATTTTCTGCTCGGGAAACGCTGGCAGGTCCACAACCGCGTCCTCATCGAGCGGCTCGTCGGCGCCGAAGAATGGACGGAGTTCGAGGCCGTTCTCGACGAAGTGCGGCCGATCGCCAACGGGCTGGGAAACGTGGATCGCTTCACCGCGGATTGGAACGGCCCGTTCGAGGGCAACAGCATCCGCCTCTACGACCCGAGGACGGAACGTTGGGCGATCTGGTGGGTCGACAGTCGCAACCCGGAGCTCCGATTTCAGGTCGAAGGCCGATTCGAGAACGGCCGAGGGGAATTCTTTGGCGAAGAGGTTTACCGGGGACGGGCAGTCAAGATGCGTTTTCTCTGGAAAGACATCACCAGCACTTCGGCGACCTGGGAGCAGGCCTATCTCGACGAGGGCACCAGAGAATGGGAGACCAACTGGATCATGACGTTCACTCGGATCCCATGA